One part of the Anaerolineales bacterium genome encodes these proteins:
- a CDS encoding mechanosensitive ion channel, translated as MFDNFFDQIAGLTGPGLVNLLTALAILIGGWAIARIVAFFVRRLLQRTRVVERLQGTVTTPAGKKAADRPNVEGWIAGIVFWVLMLVVLVAFFQTLNLTAVSGPLSALLNQVVTAAPMLLGAILILVLAWVVASLVRFLVLRALEATRFEERLRDKASLKAESTKMRQSIADGLFWLIFLLFLPAVLNTLGMQGLVQPVQGVVDQILAAVPRIFGAAIILVVGWFIARIVRQIVTNLLVAANADAFGARYGINSEGRSLSQLIGSIVYVLVLIPAVIAALNALEIDALSTPAITMLTTVLNGVPAFFGALLVLTIAYFAGKLAASLVTNLLAGIGFDTIPSRLGFDVKRGKGQASLSEIAGVVVLVGVMLLAAAEAARLLGLVTLAVVITGFSVWAGQAVAALFIFAIGLYLANLARSVILSASGGQAKMGANIARVAILVFVIALSLQQLGVATETVNLAFGILLGAIGIAAALAFGLGARDVAGRQVESWLQDSQRKTTPRK; from the coding sequence ATGTTCGATAACTTCTTCGACCAAATTGCTGGCCTGACTGGGCCAGGTTTGGTCAACTTGCTCACCGCGCTAGCCATTTTGATAGGCGGTTGGGCCATTGCACGCATTGTGGCGTTCTTTGTGCGCCGCTTGCTGCAGCGCACGCGGGTCGTGGAGCGCCTGCAAGGCACTGTAACCACTCCCGCCGGCAAGAAGGCCGCCGACCGCCCCAACGTTGAGGGTTGGATCGCGGGCATTGTGTTCTGGGTCCTTATGTTGGTCGTTTTGGTGGCCTTTTTTCAGACCCTCAACCTGACGGCTGTTTCCGGCCCGCTGAGCGCCCTGCTCAACCAGGTGGTCACGGCCGCCCCAATGCTCTTGGGCGCAATCCTGATCTTGGTATTGGCCTGGGTGGTCGCCAGCCTGGTGCGCTTCCTGGTGTTGCGCGCCCTTGAAGCCACGCGCTTTGAGGAGCGCCTGCGCGATAAGGCCAGTCTGAAAGCCGAATCAACCAAGATGCGCCAATCCATTGCAGATGGCTTGTTCTGGTTGATCTTCCTGCTGTTCCTGCCAGCTGTGTTGAACACGCTGGGCATGCAGGGGCTGGTGCAGCCGGTGCAAGGCGTTGTGGACCAGATCCTGGCGGCAGTACCGCGCATCTTTGGCGCAGCCATCATTCTGGTGGTTGGCTGGTTCATTGCCCGCATTGTTCGCCAGATTGTTACCAATCTGCTGGTGGCGGCCAATGCTGATGCCTTTGGCGCCCGCTATGGCATCAACAGCGAAGGGCGCAGCCTCTCGCAGTTGATCGGCAGCATCGTGTATGTGCTGGTGCTGATCCCCGCAGTCATCGCAGCGCTTAACGCTTTGGAGATCGATGCACTTTCCACGCCGGCGATCACCATGCTGACCACGGTGTTGAACGGTGTGCCGGCCTTCTTTGGCGCACTGCTGGTGCTGACCATCGCCTACTTTGCCGGTAAGCTGGCCGCCAGCCTGGTGACCAACCTGCTGGCTGGCATTGGCTTTGACACCATCCCGTCCCGCTTGGGCTTTGACGTCAAGCGCGGCAAGGGCCAGGCCTCGCTGTCTGAGATCGCCGGGGTGGTTGTGCTGGTCGGCGTGATGTTGCTCGCCGCGGCTGAAGCCGCCCGCTTGCTGGGTCTGGTCACTTTGGCTGTGGTCATCACAGGCTTCTCGGTGTGGGCCGGCCAGGCAGTTGCCGCTCTGTTCATCTTTGCCATCGGCCTGTACCTGGCCAATCTGGCGCGCAGCGTGATCCTCAGCGCCAGCGGTGGCCAGGCCAAGATGGGCGCCAACATCGCCCGGGTGGCAATTTTGGTCTTTGTCATCGCTCTAAGCCTGCAACAACTTGGGGTGGCAACAGAGACCGTCAACCTGGCCTTTGGCATCCTGCTGGGTGCGATCGGCATCGCCGCGGCGCTGGCCTTCGGCCTGGGAGCGCGGGATGTGGCTGGCCGCCAGGTGGAAAGCTGGCTGCAAGACTCGCAACGCAAAACTACGCCACGGAAGTAA
- a CDS encoding DUF1684 domain-containing protein — protein sequence MAITEAYIDELSAWRAEMSKRLRSPYSWLALAGLFWLDEGENSLGSAPGSRIQLPARAPTMLGSLHLANGQVLLRPAPGAALSAGADPNAGEHTVKGETHLDDDHSTQPTFLFWQDVRMLLLKRGERYAIRVWDPQRPERQTATGRIWFLPDPAARVTARIERFDPPLRVLRDDIVGIQQEAEMHAALHFEYGGVLCAPQAELLEDGSYYLLFKDATAGKGSYGAGRFLTSEQPIGDEVVLDLNKLYSPPCAFTEFATCPLPQASNVLPMAIEAGERYEG from the coding sequence ATGGCCATCACTGAAGCGTACATTGACGAATTGAGCGCCTGGCGCGCGGAAATGAGTAAACGCCTGCGCTCTCCCTACAGCTGGCTGGCGCTGGCTGGCCTCTTCTGGCTGGACGAAGGCGAGAACAGCCTGGGAAGTGCCCCCGGCAGCCGCATCCAGCTGCCCGCCCGCGCCCCCACCATGCTGGGCAGCCTGCACCTGGCCAACGGCCAGGTGTTGCTGCGTCCTGCCCCAGGCGCGGCACTGAGCGCCGGCGCCGACCCGAACGCGGGCGAGCACACGGTGAAAGGCGAGACACATCTGGACGACGATCACAGCACGCAGCCCACCTTCCTGTTCTGGCAGGATGTGCGCATGCTGCTGCTGAAGCGCGGTGAGCGCTACGCGATCCGCGTGTGGGACCCACAGCGCCCGGAACGCCAGACCGCCACCGGCCGCATCTGGTTCTTGCCCGACCCTGCCGCCAGGGTCACTGCCCGCATCGAGCGCTTTGACCCGCCGCTACGCGTGCTGCGGGATGACATTGTTGGTATCCAGCAAGAGGCTGAAATGCACGCCGCACTGCACTTTGAGTACGGCGGCGTGCTCTGCGCCCCGCAAGCCGAACTGCTTGAGGATGGCAGCTACTACCTGCTCTTCAAAGACGCCACTGCCGGCAAGGGAAGCTACGGCGCAGGGCGCTTCCTCACCAGCGAACAGCCCATAGGCGACGAGGTGGTGCTGGACCTGAACAAGCTCTACAGCCCGCCGTGCGCCTTCACTGAATTCGCCACCTGCCCGCTGCCACAGGCCAGCAATGTCCTGCCCATGGCGATCGAGGCGGGCGAACGCTACGAGGGGTAA
- a CDS encoding leucine-rich repeat domain-containing protein codes for MSDGILKRLERTIGQPVPRVERSHLHTRKIAYCQQGEHITAFSLRGCGWQQLPGELWEMDGLDTLSLGEDELAELPAAVGRLQNLRQLFFFGTPASSLPAELGRLHKLEVLDIAHNQLTALPLELGQLHNLKFLYISDNHLTALPDSLAGMHNLAYLSMTDNQFSHLPGAVYALSNLTELRIYNNKIKDLPASIAKLARLRELHARNNQLTGLPEAIGELAELYYLDLRNNRLSDLPVSMHALTQLRKLDLRWNQFITEPVFEDCLVYI; via the coding sequence ATGAGCGACGGCATTTTGAAGCGGCTGGAGCGCACGATTGGCCAACCCGTCCCGCGGGTGGAACGCAGCCACCTGCATACCCGCAAGATCGCTTACTGCCAGCAGGGCGAGCACATCACCGCCTTCTCGCTGCGGGGCTGCGGCTGGCAGCAGCTGCCGGGCGAGCTGTGGGAGATGGACGGACTCGATACACTCTCGCTGGGTGAAGATGAGCTGGCGGAGCTGCCCGCCGCGGTTGGCCGGCTGCAGAACCTGCGCCAACTGTTCTTCTTCGGCACACCCGCCAGCAGCCTGCCGGCTGAGCTTGGCCGGCTGCACAAACTTGAAGTGCTGGATATTGCCCACAACCAGCTCACCGCGCTGCCGCTTGAACTTGGCCAGCTTCATAATTTGAAGTTCCTGTATATCAGCGACAACCACCTGACCGCTCTCCCCGATAGCCTTGCAGGTATGCACAACCTGGCTTATCTGAGCATGACCGACAATCAGTTCAGCCATCTGCCCGGAGCGGTGTACGCACTGAGCAACCTAACAGAGCTACGTATCTATAACAATAAGATCAAGGATTTGCCAGCGTCTATTGCCAAGCTGGCCCGTCTGCGCGAGCTGCACGCCCGCAACAACCAGCTAACCGGCCTGCCTGAGGCGATTGGCGAGCTGGCCGAGCTGTACTATCTCGACCTGCGCAACAACCGTCTCAGCGACTTGCCAGTAAGCATGCACGCGCTCACACAGCTACGTAAGCTGGATCTGCGCTGGAACCAGTTCATTACTGAGCCTGTTTTTGAAGACTGCCTGGTGTATATCTAG
- a CDS encoding DUF262 domain-containing protein, which translates to MAKTEISIRELVNKVEREELLLPEMQRKYVWTSSRVRDLMDSLYRNYPSGNILVWETDSEVVTRDLAVRPDKHPTTNTQQLLLDGQQRITSLAALLTGKSVQVRNSKKSIDILFNLNHPEGPPSDLLEIADDAAYSVLEEQEDDDAEMTGIQEELKRRAFVVSSNVLKANPNWVSVSDIFTRDRGELLREAGVSSFDDPNYPKFSERLQKVKDIEKYTYSMHILDSSMSYEEVTEIFVRVNSLGVKLRGSDLALAQITSKWPGFIKEMEDFVEQFDHDADFLFDWVLVRLTTVFATQQSRFKTIGRISRAELEQAWKRTKESLEFTVNFLRNNAKVESLNFLSAAFLIIPIAVYTDLSKQKLSSKEEKELLKWLYLAHLRGHYSGSAESSLDADLTVLFKQGSLKDLLSTLLGSIKKTYLDVEEIAGKSIRSPIFTMLYFVLRNNKAKDWLSGLELSERVLGEANKIEKHHIFPKSLLAKRGLDKREINEIANIAFISGKTNRRILDKEPNEYFTKEIIPKRGEEALTSQLVPMNKELWQLENFNAFLDFRRAKIAECINDFLKKYD; encoded by the coding sequence ATGGCCAAGACAGAAATCTCAATAAGAGAATTAGTAAACAAGGTTGAGCGGGAGGAATTGCTACTACCAGAAATGCAACGCAAGTATGTCTGGACTAGCTCACGCGTCCGTGACCTGATGGACTCTCTGTACCGGAATTATCCTTCAGGCAATATTCTAGTTTGGGAGACAGATAGCGAAGTTGTCACCAGGGACTTGGCCGTAAGACCAGACAAACATCCCACTACCAATACGCAGCAGCTACTGCTCGACGGTCAACAGAGAATCACATCTCTTGCAGCCTTGCTTACAGGCAAATCTGTACAGGTTCGAAATTCCAAAAAAAGCATTGACATTCTCTTTAACCTCAACCATCCTGAGGGGCCACCTAGCGACCTTCTCGAAATAGCGGACGATGCTGCTTATTCGGTTCTAGAAGAACAGGAGGACGATGACGCAGAAATGACTGGAATTCAAGAAGAACTAAAGCGGAGAGCTTTTGTAGTCAGCTCAAATGTCCTTAAAGCCAATCCTAATTGGGTTTCTGTTTCAGACATATTCACGAGAGACCGCGGCGAACTCCTCCGGGAAGCGGGTGTTTCTTCATTCGACGACCCAAACTATCCCAAGTTCTCCGAGCGACTGCAAAAAGTCAAGGATATCGAGAAATATACATATTCAATGCATATCCTTGACAGTAGCATGTCGTACGAGGAAGTTACTGAAATCTTTGTCCGTGTGAATTCCTTGGGAGTCAAGTTAAGGGGTTCTGATTTAGCTTTAGCTCAAATCACTTCAAAATGGCCTGGTTTCATCAAAGAGATGGAGGATTTTGTCGAGCAATTCGATCATGACGCTGATTTCCTATTCGACTGGGTCCTGGTTAGGCTAACAACTGTCTTTGCAACTCAGCAAAGTCGATTCAAAACCATTGGGAGAATTAGCCGGGCAGAGCTAGAGCAAGCGTGGAAACGAACAAAGGAAAGTCTAGAATTCACAGTTAATTTTCTGCGAAACAACGCTAAAGTTGAGAGTCTAAATTTCCTTTCAGCCGCCTTCCTGATTATTCCAATTGCTGTTTACACAGATTTGAGCAAGCAAAAGCTTAGCAGCAAAGAAGAGAAGGAACTTTTGAAGTGGTTGTACTTAGCACATTTGCGCGGCCACTATAGCGGCTCGGCAGAGTCATCCCTAGATGCAGATCTGACAGTACTTTTTAAACAAGGCAGCCTTAAAGATTTGCTCTCTACTCTTTTGGGTAGCATCAAGAAGACATACTTAGATGTGGAAGAGATAGCAGGGAAGAGTATTAGAAGTCCCATCTTTACAATGCTGTACTTTGTATTGCGGAATAATAAGGCGAAGGATTGGCTGAGTGGACTTGAGTTATCAGAGCGAGTATTGGGAGAGGCGAATAAAATTGAAAAGCATCATATCTTTCCAAAGAGCTTGTTAGCAAAACGTGGTTTAGATAAACGCGAGATTAATGAGATCGCCAACATTGCGTTCATTAGTGGAAAAACAAATCGGCGCATCCTTGACAAGGAGCCTAATGAATACTTTACCAAAGAGATTATTCCAAAACGCGGTGAAGAAGCCCTAACCTCTCAATTAGTTCCA